A stretch of DNA from Anopheles ziemanni chromosome 3, idAnoZiCoDA_A2_x.2, whole genome shotgun sequence:
GCCGCACGAAGCGTAGGAAAGGGTGGGTGTGGGTTTAATCGAACGGGAAATCCTTCCCCACACTAACTCTTACTGTTGGATTTATTGGTGAGGGCGGCACACTTTTGCAGTTTGACAAGAAAATTCCTCTCGAAATTTAGCAGTGCCTTGGGATGAACGCAATATTTTTGCATTATCGCTGCACTGTTGGCGCTTCAGGGATTCGTTATTTTTCCCTGCAGctttccaaaacaaaccgcaaTTTAAACAACAGCTTTCTGCTTGAGCTACCTTCAGCACTTGCGGTTGCTGTTAACGATCGATTGTGTTTAAGTTACCTCCACGTGTATTGAGATTTGATCCCATCGGCGGATATCCTCGAAAAACGGAAACCTACAATCGACACGCTCGATCGACATGGTTCACTTTTTTGGTAAATGTTTGCTGATGTTATTTGCATAATGCTGTTGGTAGAATCCACACCATCGGAGTACGCACGAGTAGGATTGTTTTTCCACACACTTTTGACGAAAGAAGATCAATTTCATTTTGCTTATGAAGCTAATGTGTAAAATAACAATCAACTACACGAGTAAGGGACGTTGCTTCACGGCAAATTGACGTATTTGATGTTCGATTCTGAATCGTTTtcgacaaacaacaaaccatgGTATGGATGGCAAAAAAGAAACGGCCAACGGAAAATCGCATTAAATTGGGCTCGCTTTTCATTGCCCGTCGGTATTCCGATTGTGACGGGTGAAATAACGATAAGCTATCAAGGTTCAAAGAAAAGCACAACTCCCCAAACGCGCCAGGATACATGGCGATGGTGAGAAATAATGAGCTTCGAATGGAGATTAAATTACGAACCATCGTCGTCACCGgatagctgctgctgctacgcTTTTAAACCCCATAACGTGgggaataattttaattatgtgCGGTTTGCGagcgtttcatttttcttttaccacTTTCGAGTCGGGTTTATGCTACAGTATTGTGAAACCTACCAAAAACAGACCGGCGAACATATATCGATTAAGCACAAAGAAGACCCAGCTTGACGAAACAACAATTGCATAGTCCGAAACAAAGAGAATTGCACGGATGAACATCAACCGCACCGGTCCCATCTCCCTGCTGCCCCACTTCCAAAGCCGGGAAAACCTCATCACGTTTCTGCTAATTCCCGGCGTGACACGGGTGTGACGTTGGGCGGTATATTACATTCTGTTCCGAACAGTCAGTGTTGTCCTGGCTGGTGCGATGGTGctcttttaaaaacttttttaattttgctttagTTTTACTGCACACGTTGCAAAGTCCATCCCTCCAGTGGTGAACGCAGTACCCACAAGTGCCTTAATGTTACGTGGACGATTGCTTATTTGGGTTTATTTCTGTGGATGGACACCTAAATTAAATACGTTACAGCGACAGAAGCTTTTATACTTTTTGCATTTCTAGACATCCTTTGCACTAAAGACATTCCTTACCCTGCATGAGTTCGTGCAGCTTCTCATGTGGAATCACATCTCCTTTAATAAACAGTTATTTTTTGCACAACAAGCCTGCTGCGTTTACCGAAGAACGCACTTGAAATGCAGCATCGTTTCGCTTAAAAAAACGCATACTCGAAACGCCCGAATTCAAATTAGCCGTTACGTTCTAAGCACTCTGTGTTTTGGTGCAATGATACAatcaatttgaaattcaaaaggGCCAGAGATATTTGACTTAACTGGGTCTATACATTTTGCTAGGGAATTTAcaacacacataaaaaaatgtacctTCTTTCGCGTTGCCATTTCTCTCCTATAAAATGGCAAAACATACTTTGGAAACGTTTAGCTAATCGGATACGAAAGTGGATTTACCAAAAAGGGTAAAAGGAGATTTTGCTGTTTGGACTGCAAATAGTTGGATAATGTAATCCTGCAGCGATTTCCAGAGCGTTGTAACGTTTCATTACTCTTCTCGTTTGCACACATTTTTCGGCAGGTTCAAAAACAATAAGCCCCACCCGTGGAGCAAGGACGTGTCGTCGTTCATCGTGTACCCGGAAGCGGCCAACCAGACGATCTACAGCCCGCGCCTGGAGGAGAACGACATCGGCAACTACACGTGCATTCTGCGCAACGAAACGCACGCCATCAAGCACGAAATCGAGCTCCGGCTACAAGGTTGGTATATCGGCGAATCTTAAAAAAGTAACCATCCCTGGTAGCGCAGACACAGACACTCTATGTTTCCGTTCTTCGTTGCAGATAACAAACCGGACAACCCGATGCCCACCTTCCGGCCGAAGGACATGATGGTGAGCGTGGGTGAAAGCGCTCGGTTCTACTGCGAGGCGTACGTCGGCAACCTGTACCTGCCCGATGCGGCCAACGAGATCGTCTGGAGCCAGATGTTCGACGACGATCCGCACAACGTCACCGACAGCGTCCAGGTGAACGTGACCAGGTATGGGAAATTAATTTCTCGCCCAATCAACTCCTCCCTCTGCAATGGGCGGTGGAAAAGCGCACCACTCACATCCCGAATGCACTTCAGATCCAATCAGCCCAAGTGCTCCATCCCTTTCATTTAGGGTTCCAAACCGTCGGAAATTCCCAAACCATTCACGCCGTGGTTCCGGGAACTGTCTTCTATGCAAGCGTTATCACACTCTTTGCCATCTTCATCAAAGCGATGGTTCAGATACCGCAGCCCGATACACCGCCAGCGACTAGTATCGATTGTATCTCCATCGATCTTACGTCATGTCGTTTCACTCGACAATGCGTCAAACGATGCGGAAGTGACTGCTTCCGCTCCCGGATATTTTGCCTCCCGTGTTTTAAGTACCACCGCCTCCACCATTCCAACCATACGAAATGCATTACGTCATGAAGTGAATTGAGTACTTTTCATGTTCTTTAAATTCCTAATTTTGTCGTCGTGACTTACTTTCTCCTGATGGTAAAGTTGTAGAGCGGAATATTTGCCAAGACGTAAGTTGCGAATGAGTTATCCCGAGTGTCCTATTGGTTACATTATTCGCAATCGTTACGGATTATTTTCACTCGTCACAGGCTTATTTAGTGTCATGTTGCGGATTGGATTCCCGCGGTTAACCGGAAGTCAACTGTAGTTGATGCCTGTTGTTGTAATGAAGCttaattattttgtaaaacatgTTCGGTTAAATGCCATCATCTGGACATTCCACCAGCAACTACCATACTTTTTGCATATTGATTTCATTACTTCATACATTTGagtcattctttttttttacttaatcctcttatttattcttcctcttctttcCCACGCAGAGAGGCAGGCCAAATCATTGGATCGTACCTATCGATACCGAACATCAAGGCACACCACTACGGCCGCTATCGGTGCCAAATCATGTCCGGCAACTCGGCCCAAAAGCTCAACCTGAGCGTACTGCTCTCGCCGGTGGAAGTAACAACCATCACGGATTCGCAGCTGTCCGCGCTGGTGTACATCATGGCCACACTCCTCTTCGTGCTCGTTGTGCTCTTCGCCTGGATCTGCCGAACGGTGCAGCAGCGTACGAGCGGCAAAAAGGATAATCGCTGTTCCGCTCAGTTCATTGCCGAGCACGACAGTGTGTAAGCGTGTCCGACCATCTACCGACCCCTTACCAACCGACCAGCTGTTCCCGTCGCACGGCGAGTGGCTACCGGGGGACCGTTTTAGGACTGGAACagactgaaaaaaaaaactatttcaatgGGAGGTATGGCCCTGCTTGTTTGCTGCTCGAGAACTACTCCACACTCCGGAGATTGGACGGGGACACGCATGAGATGAAAGCTGGGAAAAAGGAGCTCGTCAACTTTTGGTGTCGAGAGATTGGATCGTCCGTGGTTTCGCCGTTTGTCGTTGCTAAATgttgtgaatgtttatatagttataaaagtatttttaacCAATCGCGAAACACACGGTAACGGTGGGCCCAACTATATCATTCACCCTGCCAGACCACCGAACCCAACATTTTCCGCTCTGCTTGAGGGGTGAGGAGGGAGGGAAGAATGGAAGAAATTTTCATCCGAGCCCCGGTGGGTAAATTCTGTGAAAACTCAATCAAAGGGACGGCGCGGCAGCAGGGTATAAAGATAGAAACAAGCGACTAACAAAgagtaaacaaaaaagtatagcAAACCTGCGAACTtacacgaaaaaaacacatgttttgcTAAAAGCAATCATTAGATTTAGGCAACAACGGGCagtaacgaagaaaaacagaacggtaaaaaaccacaaaattgACTCGAAAACTATCACTGTTTTGCACACATCGTCTTGCTCTCAGCGTAGAATAATGCATCATTCGGTCGAGAAATTTTCTCTTTCGgataagaaacaaacaaacaactcgTAGGAATTAGTGAAAGTTGTTCACCATTTACAGAATACCCACCAAGATGTAGAGGAAAATGTTAATGAGTGTATCAACGGGATAATTGATCAGTGTGTGACCATATTAAAGTGGAGGGggggaaacaagaaaaataatatacaAGATACTCCGGGAGACTTTTGTTCCAAAGGAACGACTGTTTTGCTGGCTAAACCTAACTCTGAGCTAGGCATAGCAATAATCAAAAGAAAGCCACAATGTTTCTTACCCAATCTTCGACACACATTAccgcaaacatacacacaaagaTACAGATATAAATCTTTGCATACTACATGGACTGTACTGTACTGTACGCAAACGGATAAGCAAATGAAACAGTGAACAACAACTAAAAAGAATGAGCGTGAAAaggtagaaaacaaaatctacaaaataacaaaattcaGTAGTGCTATTGCTTGTATTGTATATACTTACAcatataaaacaacaacaaatattATAGGTAATGCAAGGGCAGGAGATTGTTATTTTCGGCAGCGCAGATAGATGGAGGCAACGCTATGTGGTTTGATTCTCCGTGATTAGTGATTAGGTTTAAAAattcagaaaagaaaataatgaaagcGTGAGACAATGGACAGGGGAGCAGGGAGTTGATTTCCATACGGAACGGCTAGTAGTAGTTTAGGGTTGTTGCTGGGGATACTGTGCGCCGGCAAATGGTGATCGCTTAATTTAAtgactttatttatttgtggtACCTACACCAACCCCGTGACAGTGAGATGAATTGAACGCAAATAGAGAATTACTTTTACATGATTTATGAGTCCACATTCCCATTCGGTACTCGGGATGTTTTAAATGCATACTTTAGTTccacgtttttcgttaaacatattttcctacAAACAGTTCATCCGGAAAATAGAATTAGCATTCTCCTGATTTGGTATGATTGAAGTCGCCTTCGTTATGTATTTCTTTTGACCAAAATCGTAGTGAGATTAACGTGATAGCCAACAAGATCAACCGGTGATCCTTGGCGATCGTGTGCAGTCCGACGAATGTTACGAAGGCACAGAAAGATAACGAATTTAACTAGTATCTTACCCGCGTTGATATATGCGCCACTCGGTGAAGAAAACGATTCAAACACGCATTATTCCAACGGATGAGAAGTAAATCAAATGGAGAGAGATGCTAGCTCTTGGTTAAACACGATGGATCAATAGTATTTGTAGGCCACGGACGCATGATTTCACCAACAGGGAACTGTAATAGGAACTCCGTCGTGCTCGTCGTGCTGGAGCTTTTTGTATAGTCGTCCTAAATACATATTCGATATACCAACAATTCTTATGTAATAAACTGTCTAGCATTGTCGTACAAAAGTCGTATTTTGGTTGACTTCAAATTCAATCGAAAGAAATTACATAAGAACAACGTGACTAATATTAGTCAATGAAGTTATTCGCAAACCTCATTTTCCCTGTTTGTATGTTATAACATCCGAAGAACTGATATCcttttaaaaactgttaactgacgatgaaattaaattcataTTCAAAAAAATTACTTGTTTTACGCCTAAAGGTATGCAGTTAGCAGATTTATGTACCTTTCAATAAAATAGTACGTTCCCAAAGGGGTGCAGCTCCAGAATTTTGTCAAAAACTCAAacgttttttctcaaaaactaa
This window harbors:
- the LOC131284384 gene encoding fibroblast growth factor receptor 2-like — its product is MHAHGNSIQKVHKPSSRSPAISNHTMASRLTWCPLLVWLTLAAIVRAENHCSEHRYEHSLNTHHLQFTKEIPDREYGVLRQFKSLHCCGKGYRSIEWFKNNKPHPWSKDVSSFIVYPEAANQTIYSPRLEENDIGNYTCILRNETHAIKHEIELRLQDNKPDNPMPTFRPKDMMVSVGESARFYCEAYVGNLYLPDAANEIVWSQMFDDDPHNVTDSVQVNVTREAGQIIGSYLSIPNIKAHHYGRYRCQIMSGNSAQKLNLSVLLSPVEVTTITDSQLSALVYIMATLLFVLVVLFAWICRTVQQRTSGKKDNRCSAQFIAEHDSV